The genomic stretch aaacaaacgaattttttcatcttttatttcgttagtaattgttgtgaacatgtcttcacGATGCCGGGACTAGTACACTGcgtcgggggccctaggtctccttctcccgaagttgatcctcaaattctggaggaatgggaagATGATGATTCTTtaggtgattttggtgatgactttggtgatgatgcggaaagttctcgtcctaatgaggggagacagtacgtcatggatcacggcgatgcCTGTAAGGttcgtcttgaccgtgcttggtcccataagCTTGCCGTTGTTCCGCGGGAAACTTTTCGAGGaccattttttctttggtaggggatacaaaattgttatccctgaggagggtcaggccgtatgTTGTCCTCCGCCGGGCTATACtggcgtatacatgcggcatttggagtacgggctccggtttccgctgaatgggtacgttatggccataattagagccatgaacgttgccgttgcccaactgcacccgctggctatgaggaccataatcggttttgtctggctttgtctcttcaagggagaggctccgacggtgaatttattccgccgacttcatcatCTTAAACCATCCATccctggccgcgtcggatggtacagtgtgcaaacggagcagggttatgtttctgttgacaaactttcttcttgcaaggactggcaaggtcggtgggtgtacgttaaagtGCTTGGGATGACTATCCACGCCCGCTCCTTCCAAAGAccaggttaatttgcggtgtgagactagggcggagcatgacagatgggtcactcgGAAGCATCTTAAAATGAATGCCGGCAGGGTCGTTctcaaggaggatgagaggctggcaatgaggctctttgaggtggacaagagtgggacggcgaaaagatggattcccccaacgcagatcattcttcaagatgagccgctttgctatgtcggcctcataccggccctagcacggggtgagtggggtcggtgtgaggcccatcaccgctctcaatgttcctgcTTTTCGAACCTCGATTTATTTCCTCTACttgactcttgctttgtttcttgtgcagaccactttggaccggacctatctgaggatatccttcggagaatggggctgcacaaagataaaaccgttgctaacttgcatcccaaggctctagcccatgaccgtaggacgtcgccgaatgatcttatggaacagcggctgaaggtcttgagcaaggaggaggcgcaggcgagggttgttagcggcgtagtgcgtcggacgcggaaaacaaagtcttcagcggcaacggcgtcgacaccggttccaactcccatcccctcccttaagaaggtggagattgttgatattcccgATGAGGGGGACTCGATGCGAGAggatctccccttatccgtaCGAGGAAAGGGACGCCTTCTACCGCcggcaaggaagtgcctcctccggTCAAGAAGGCCAAACATGGTACCTATCTATCCCGTGGCTCAAATTTAGTCGAAATATGTTGATGCTGATGcctttattaaatttttgtagatcaaccgccgccgctTTCGCTCTCATTGGGCGCAAGTGGAGGGGATCTCGCGCAGTCGGTGATCAGGGCGTCACTGtcaactcttcatcccagaaggcttccctctcTCAGCTGCAGCTGCAGGCTGGTGGTCAAAGTGTCACCACCGTCccctcatcccagaaggcttccgtctcccagcttatagaggaaggtACGAAGCTGATtaaggagctggcgaggtggaacgtggttaccggtgctcgtctcatggagcagGAGAAAGCCGTTGCTCAAGCTGTTTttgagcgtaatgccactaaacaggtggctgcgtcggcgaagctggatctccttaatgagcagaggcttaggggagatgctgagaaggcgctcttggctgagaggaAGCTCaaggaggacgctgaaaaggaggtccttgccgagagagccaaggccgtgGGCCGTGGCGGCGCCGAAGCCGCGAAGTCGCTTTGGAGAAATGCAACCTTGTTCGAggcgtgccgacctctatctccagcagagggaCGAATCCAGGGGCCTGTTTAAGGCTCAGGCGGAGGTGattcggggcaaagaggccatcatcaagcaaaaggaggaggacattgagatgctccaaaccgtcatgctccccaaactgtgcgctgaattccgggatttggccgaaggagctgctagggaagtgatcggggagcttttccctctcgatggttcctttccgtggggccaatttgacgagctgcttgatgataagctcgaggctaaggagaaagccgtggcggagaaggccaaggaggcggtgaaggcgaagatggagaagaaggcggccgcggagaaagcagctcttgctgagaaggctaaggcggccaaggaggaagccgagaggatgagggGGTGATGATGCCGAGGCCAAGGCCGAGGCGCTAGGAAAGCTTCTTTGGTTGCCCCttgaagaagatgcggctaccgCAACGCCGATGGCAAGCGGCAATGATCATAGGGAGACAGGCGGCGGTCATCGGCTCACTGGCGTCTCGGATTGCCTTATCTCTTCACACACTACTATGTCttcgcttgatgagaacaagtttacagcagatctgtttcGGCCGTTCGGGGGCCAAATACTAAACCCTTCCTCTctcgccatcttttggcgcttcaaatgatatacttgtaacttttgcttttctttccttgtAGTTTGTACAACTTTGGCGGGTTGTGCTTTGGCTCATCCCAATGGGGACGGCCATTGTCTGTATTCTTTGTAATTTCTTTGAAACatatttaataagagctcgtttctctcgcctccggcttggccgaggtcttttctcatcCTTGTCgatttttttttatgttattaaTCGGGCGCCTCCTCTCGCTTCCGCCTTGGCCTGGTCGAGGCGTCTTAGAGTGCGTTCTCGGTGTGCAATGCTTCGAGTTGTTTTGATCGCTGCAGTATCAAGCTACTTGTTGGTCGTGACCGTCGAGCACGCGTCTATTTCTTTGTGCTCCATGTtccgattgccgctcttgtcggtatgacacggtgtgagccggcgtctatttcttgatcttgactgccgctcttgtcggtgtgtgaTGTGAGCGGCgtcatttcttgatagcgtgttacgtggcgtctaccacgtggagtgactgcgacggcgtctacctcttggggggctgccgtggcgtctactacttggggtggctgCGACGGCGCCATTTGTATTTCTTCATAgcgatgccgctcttgtcggtgtgacggtgtgagcggcgtctgtttcttgatagcgtgttacgtggcgtctaccacttggagtgactgcgacggcgtctacctcttggggtgactgccgtggcgtctactacttggggtggctTGACAGTTTGTATTTCTTCATAGCGATTGCCGCtattgtcggtgtgacagtgtgagcggcgtcatttcttgatagcgtgttacatggcgtctaccacttggagtgactgcgacggcgtctacctcttggggtgtctgccgtggcgtctactacttggggtgagcTGCGACATCATTGTATTTCTTCAtagcgactgccgctcttgtcggtgtggcAGTGTGAGCGCgtcatttcttgatagcgtgttacgtggcgtctaccacttggagtgactgcgacggcgtctacctcttggggtgactgccgtggcgtctactacttggggtggtgACGGCGTGTGTTGTATTTCTTCAtagcgactgccgctcttgtcggtgtgacggtgtgagcggcgtctgtttcttgatagcgtgttacgtggcgtctaccacttggagtgactgcgacggcgtctacctcttggggtgtctgccgtggcgtctactacttggggtggctgCGACAATGTGTTGTATTTCTTCATAgcgatgccgctcttgtcggtggtGTGCGGTGTGAgcgcgtctgtttcttgatagcgtgttacgtggcgtctaccacttggagtgactgcgacggcgtctacctcttggggtgactgccgtggcgtctactacttggggtgactgcgacggcgctgtatttcttcatagcgactgccgctcttgtcggtgtgtgaGTGTGAGCGGCGCTTGTTTCTTGATCGTTGCCGCTCTTGttggtatgacagtgtgagccggcgtcgtcTTCTTTTAAATAACTGACGGGAAAAATTTACTTTGATGGAAGGCTTGTATGGtttttcattaggtaaaaacatgcgttggggtgtccgcagctattttggacacctccgccgctacataaaTTTTCACGAGATTACCAATGCCCTAATGGCTCATCACAGGCACACCTTCCCAGTCAGCCACTAGTtgtatccatgaggtcgccctcctacTGTAAGGACGGACTTTTTCCTTTTTCGGACTTCCtcgcctctttgagggattgcatgttgcatcctcgggcagctatctggacgttgaccacctcatccttctcgtctttggagacgagcttatgcgcttccccccggtccgagacatacatcagtgttagggcccggatggacatcactgcgtcggcctcgctcagagtgactcggcctatgagaacgttgtaggcggacgagccgtcgatgaccacgaactcagctaggacgtttttagccgcattcttttcgccgaacgtcaccgggagtctgattgatcccagcggtaccaggccggccccagagaagctgtatagggggttggtgcaggggctcaagtccttgatcttcaggccgaggccgagaaagcactctcggaacatgatgttcgtgtaggcgcctgtgtcaaccaggcacctcttgaccaggtggttggatatgtccaaattgactacaagcgggtcgctgtgaggagcgatgaccccttcgtagtcctttcttccaatagtcatatcggggatatttgcagaggggatccctgagttgggcacaaagttgatggcccgatatagCTCGTTcgggtgtcgtttgtgcccatgagcgacCCTCCgtttcgttgcccccgatgacaacatgaatcactcctatccgctcgaagacggacttcttatctgaactgccggcgtcggtcttttggccttttgcaacgtacttgccgaggcttccttAGGATCGGTTCCTctatggcattcttcggatggcggcgatcgttggttaaatggcacgtgtggccgtggtactcacaaagatcttggcttgtgtcaccgtcactttttggcttggggggtctctcccacttctggccctcgtttttgctcagggcgaagacctcggcggctgatacgacgagaggggttttttcactataccgcctctggtggtacgttctcGAATTccaccggcgcccgccgagtccatttccggtcggatctgtccgaccgtgacctattattctcacggcgtctttcatcggaccgcgacccgttgttgtcacggcgttttTCGCCCCGGGTCGTCCTCCCGACGACTCTTcttttcgagtgctcggcctcgctgggatctaccaggtcttgtgatagtcctccaccttgatGGCCGGGTCGGCCAACTTCGGCGGCGTCAAGCcaggcctccgctcttgatgagctcatttttaaggctccccttgggaggcccttcatcgcgtGAAGGCCGCCaactcgggattaatttctcgaatctgctggacctttccatcaaacctcttcacatagctccggagagactcgcctccctcctgtctgatagtcaggaggtcagatgtctctacggctcttctcttgttgcaggaatactgggctaggaaagcgtccttcaggtcggcgtaatagtacaccgagccgtcgggaagtcctttgtaccagctctgagccatcccatgcaaagttgttgggaaaactcggcaccagacctcatcaggctgttcccataccgacatgtaagactcgaaagcctcagcgtggtcggatggatcactatctcctttgtatgaaataggtggcaacttgagcttagttggcaccgggacttctaggacgtaggcgttgaggggctgcctaaccacgtgtcgaacgacacgcggcgatcggctcctcgcatccctaacctggctcctccccccgtagcgggaggggctccttcttcgactcggacttcttctccaactctgctgagtcggactcctctggctccttcggggtgagcctcgttcgggtggcggggacgctgtcctcccacgagtgcgggaaggacttaggtctaccgcgcccactttgggctcccccggcgtcttggctgggtcagcttctcctagtgctccgttcaaatttctcggagtcacgttttgggccctggtctcctggacggtttccgccgctcttgtcggcgtgacagtgtgagcgggcgaCATCGATTAGGTCCGGGAGCATTTTCGGTTTCGCTACGTCAACCACcgccccatgatggtgacctggttggttaTTGGCggcggcgtgtcgggtattattggcatcccgaactcggttggattactccgccggtggagggtcgcACGACTCAGCTGTTGAAAGCatcatcttggtagaacgcggtttcgtcggtcacgactgcgtcttgttgtttcgacattttcttagctttttgggtgggtttttgttgtttttttttttttgtttgggaatgaatatgactagcttctagtgtctttccccacagacggcgccaattgttccgggtgtaattccagagcaagtatcgttaccacctttggcttgtagaataatgtcttgagttgaacccttcttgcttctatcgcaCCTCTCGGCTTCTCCTGCAACACTGAACGAACtaagggcttggctttgtgccaagcgtactcactccgacgctcaagtcagtaaacttaaaggattaagttgtgttacttggctaggtatgtattgtagagagataaagaggatattaccagatgaatagtgtatttaggttaagttgtgggatcctttcctcaatgaaggttgaggagtatttatagactttcaccttttgtcacgtagtggccaagtggccaagtggctagcaggtggaaaagaccgttctaccctcggccgatggacctatggcaggccggccgacgggtcttggatatgagtacgcggatatgtgtcccggtggGCTAGGTGCCGGTCGGGACCAGTGTGACAGCCGATGGATTGCGTCGGCTAGTCATCGATAtgttgactttctttgtggatgtctctgaccttgctcagtgtgttgacttggtcaacggtgcagaatatgccccatcaataacaATTTTAGGGAGAAGATGATTCATTTACTGGAGATGGAGGAAAGATGGGGAGGAGTTAGAAAAATGTGGAAGCAGTTAGAGAGAGAAGGGGGATTGGGATTACGTTactcttatttctctttttttttttgtcaaaagtaATTGAAAAAGACTAAATTACCCCTGGAATTGAAGTGTCATAAAATGTCCAAAgtttaattaatattataaaaattagaCACAAATTGTTAAGTATCGAACACTATCTCTGAATGTCACGTCAATGTGATATCGGATATGAACATGTTAAGTGATGGAAGTGTTGGTGCTTCTTAGGAAAAAGAGTCGAGCCTTTGAATAATTAAGTGCAATAATGTTAAGATGGAAGTTAGTGTAGTAGGTTggataataaattaataaaatacacTTTTAGAGCATCGATGAGGGTTTATCCATTGCACACTAAAAATAGCGGATTTTCTCGTCACTAAAAAAGGCGGAATTGTTTATGAGGTCATGACTCATGAATAACTTAGCATAGTCTTAACTCTTAATAAAATGAAAAATGAGGCTTCGTATTTGTTTATGAGGGCTTTATCTAGTGTTTAAAACTTAAGTGAaacttattgtaattttaggttaAAGCTCCTGTAAGAGCAATTTTGTGGAGTTAGTATAGCCTAAGAGCCCGAGAATATGATTTCTGCATTTCATGTACGCAGGGGCGTCTCAACTAATTCGGAGGCCCCGTGCAAAATAAAAACGGAGGCCCtcaaaatttgagaaaattaataaaatacataaaaatgGTTATGGCAAGGCTCGAACTCGGGTGGCTTGGGCAATTGAAACATGTTTTCACCAATGTGCTATCACACTTCAGTTAATTTACATGGAGATTATTATGTATATATGActaatgttttcataatttatacgAACACGAGGCCCAAAAATTTGGAGGCCCAGTTCGCGTGCTCAGCCCGCACTTGGTCATAGCCGCCCCTGCATGTACGCATCTTCCGAAAAAAGGTGGTTGATCTGTACACACGAAATGGTTGTATTTCTCTTCGTCAtacagaaaaagaaaaagaaattatttatttattccataAAATCAATAATCAATTAATCATATAGTCTGCAACTAAAAAGAATACATCATATTTGGGGTTAAGCTTTAAGATTATACAGAGTACATTACAATTGAAATTAATCAAAGCTAATAAATCCCCTTGCTACATATATACTCGATCATGTAAATAATCAGTTGTGATTAATATTGGAAAAGAAATGACCTAAGGATCGAAACCTGGAACTTGTGTATTAAACCCATGTATAGATTGGTATAATAAACGAGGGAACAAATTTCTATAAGGATCATGCTTTCTTTTCTCTTTTAAATAAGCAAGAGATGCCTCAACTTCGCCTTTAATTTGTAAATAAAGTTCACCAGCTTTTTGCTTGTCCTTTAGCTCTTCTTGTCTCCCTTCACAAACATGAAATTAATAAAACTTTAGTCATAGGCATAGTGAAAAGAATAGTAATATTAGAGATATTAGATATTATATGATattaggaaagatattattaTGGTTATCATAATAATATCTTATAGAATATATTAGGAATATTCTTATAATATCCTTCAAGACGGTTTACTATATAATGTAACCGACTCATTAATAATAATGACCTCATTCAGTTATATCTCTCCTCTATTATTAACAAGTAACACAAGGCCTTCTCAGAAGGTCATTACTCATTCATTATAGTCTTACACTCTTACTATTGCTCAAGTAAGCTTAATTACGAAATCTTGATAAAATCCGTTGCATTAGTGAAGAAGAACATGCAGTAACTTTGTCAAGGAAAATAAATCAAAAATATATATTCGATAATTCATAGTCCAAAGATTCAAGATCAAATAAGACACAATTGAGAATACATGTTCATGTTTAGTATAATAAAAAGGTTAATGTTTTGCTATTATTCTATTGAAGTGTTTATCATATGCTCTCACTCTTATTATTCCATTATATACTCATTTTTTATATTAACATTTTGATACGGACATGACACTTAACGCCTTTAACACGTCATTTTAacatgcatatatacaaatttttaataaaaataacTTAATCCAACATTTAAAAATCTGTCATGTTATGAACTTGTACAAGTTTAATttacaactttaaaaaaaaatctttctttgtttttggaGCCCTAGAAGCATGGTACATACCTTTGGTTTCAATTGGCTTGCCAAATATAAAGTAAAGACGTCCAGGAACTTTTGGTAAAATTAAAGGAAAATGAATAGGTTGATTTGAAACTTCACCACTATTTTCACCCCTGCCGAAATGAAAACAAGAGAATAAACTTAAAAGACATAATTATATTAGCAAGATACATAATTACGTCAATGAAAGGTGATTTTAGATTGACCTCAGTTTCACCCCTGAAATTGTTTCAACTTCAATCGATTGCTTGACGAAAGGAATTTTTGCAAAATCTGAATAATCTGCacataactaaaaaataaaaataaaacatttcattTTACTGATCTAATAACGTACACACATCCTTATAAGTTATAACACAATTGTATATATTACTCCGTACTATTTTACATATAATTCTTATCTTGTACACTAGTtattaaatagtactccctcctattctatatattcttccctatttcctaaaacggattattcaggttttcttcccctttcttattttggaaacttttactcttattttattcatttctctctcctatcaccaaaccccacccaacacttttactcatattttattacttttcttaaagTTTTGGCCCCACCattccttatttaactcataattattcatccctctctccaatCACCAAACCCacccaactttttactcttattttattactctCCTTAATTCCCGTGCCCATAAACAAGGGGAAGAATAcatagaattggagggagtatttggcTAATTCActaattgaaatattttaatCATGTGAATGTATGATGTGAAAAGTTTATTTAGTTTTGGTTAACTGTTGTATAGGGGTATATATTACTTTAATTATATTTTTACACTTACTTGATAGATATCATCTTCTCCTACAACTCCGAAAGGAACAATTTTGGCTCCGGTAGCTGCAGCCATTCGGACAAATTCAGTTTCTTCCGGCCAAAATAACTTGTACTCTTCACCCTAGACCACAATAGATCAATACATATTACCtccatttttgaattttttctttAAATGGGGCTGAAAATCGAAGAAATTAACAAAATGGGATTGGTTTCAAACTTATTActcaaaatgggtccacgtcatcagcGAAGCTAGGCTCGGAATTAAGTCGCTCTCCCCCTAAGCGACTACATCCTAGGTGACCAGTAAATAGAGCATATATAAAAAACTATGCGATTTTGAGTCAAGTCGCTCAGGCGGACGGCGACCagacttcaaaaaaaaaaaaaaaaattatgttacaaGTCGGAGTCGAACACGAGCGTCCGCAGAGTAATAACTTATTCTTTAACCATCTGACCAAATGTATTGTTATGTTTGGGATTAGTGCTTTTTAAATACATTATTAAATATTTGCTGTGCGATTTATTATGCGCATTTAAGTCTTTTAATGGTAGTTAAGGTATTAAATTTTAATAGCAAGTATAATTGGCAAGAATTAAAATTGCTTGGTGGTTAGCTTATGGTAGATAAAGCCAACGGTTCTGTGTTCGAATCTCCGCAGCTACTTCATTATTAATTTTTCTTTTGCTCGCTTTAAAGTCGCCTTGGGGAAAAGCGACTTTGCCCCAAAGTCAATTTCTTTTTatatttttctccttatatttACAAGTCACTAAGGTCGTTGAGGGGGAGAGCGATTTTACCTCAAGTCGTCGTCCGACCGAGCGACTTTAATCTTTAACTCAGCTTCGTCAAAACCGatcctacgtggacccattttgggtaattagtTTCAAAGAACAcccattttgttaatttatttgttattaAACCCCATTTTGAAAAGAAATTCTCCATTTTTACCATTAAATTAAAACATCTTCGATTATTGAACAAGTAATAATTGTGTGACATACCTTTCGATGAAAAGCCTCTCTCATGCCTCCAGGATATAACAAAACATGAGAATTAGATCGAAGTAGCTCGTACATATTACGTCCAGAAACCGGTACACACCCCATAATTctataatggtcaaacaaccatgACAAGTCAATGTGCCCTCCATATCTTGACTTTTTAAACAAATTAGGGTGCCCTAATCCACGCACAAGTATATTTTTTTGCTTAAAAATGGTCATAACTAGATAAATTGCCTCTAATCCAGTCAACATATGATACCCTACAATCAATGTTGGACCTTCATTAGGGTACCCTCCCAATCCACTCACTATTTCTCCACTTTTTAGTGTTGAATACATTGCTGGAGGAATCACTTGCTCAACAGTCCTGTCATCACCATACACTAATTCAGTACTAGAAAAATTCTTGTGTTTTTTGGGAAAATCGTCCTCCTTACACCTAAAGGTAATCCACCAAATGGAATATTCTAAAGGCTTAGGTGTAAAAAATACGGTCTTTCAGAAGGACATAAGAATTTTTCTCAATAGTAGTATAAATTAAAGTATAAAGATTGAAAAGCGATTAATTAGGAGGAACTTTAATTATGTCGAGAGGAAAAATTGTGAGGTACATCGAGTGTACAAGATTATTGGGTAAAGTGTACAGTGACGTGATATCTCGGTGTACCTAAGAATTTCTCATGTCGACATTGTATGAAGCACAGAATATGAAGTTACCTAGTGTAGACACTGTCCATGGTTTTGTGAATGTCTTGATGGGTTACTATGGAATACTCTGCAAGACAATCGTAACTTTTCCGTCGGCGATAGAAACCGGTCCTCTTTATTGTGAATACCAAATCAAAATCATCATCCTATAATATAGAATGCCACTATCAATCAGTTACAACAATCTACAAAGCTAGTATCATTTAAATTACAAATACTCGTACAATTAAAGTATAAGATTATACACGTATGTAAGAATTTTATTTCTTAATTGGTGGCTAAAGTAAAACATAGGATTATAGTCTATAGAAGCGATACCTTACCAAAAATAACAAACGGTCTCTGTCATTGAAGCTACGTTTATGGCAATTTGGTAGTACGCGACTTAGCCTTTCGCCTTCCTCTTTTGTCGATGGAAATACATTCTTCCCGCTGAGCAAcatcataacaaaaaaaaaaaaaagttgtttaCACGGATAAAATGACTATAAGAGGTTATTCGTTTGCATGTAGAATTTTTTCTCAACGACCTGAGATTCATGCAAAGTCTCAATTCATATGAATTAGGGCAACCAACCGCACAACCCCTATGTTTGAATCTAGATGAAGTAGTTCGAAGTACTCCGTAATAACCAATATGAAATCGTCATAGTTATTTATAAAAGGCGTGTGAAACCTGGACAAAATAAGAGTTTGTGCTTTAATTTGATGAAGTCTTGAACTTGTATCAGTAGATGAATCGATGAGCATTTCTAACTTCCATACCGCAGTATCTATCGATGAAAGACTGCCGGTTACCTGCGAAGTGCACTTTATATAAATCCGTTTTACAAACTTCTTATATAAGAGTATAAGACGTAAATAAGAAAGAACAACATAAAATCAAAGCCAAGCTGTTAAGACGATTCTTACAAAATAGTCACTGAGAGCCTCCAATATATGTTCATAAATATTTAGCCGTACGCCCGTAATTACCTTCATAATCTCCATTATGTTTCTAAAAACTTCCATATGTTCACCTACATATATCAATAGCAAAATCATTGTCTTACTCTACTTAAAATCTtaaatcacaataaaataaaataaaattaaattgtCTAGAACTGCGTTTAGGTGATCTCTTGATTCTTAATATTCCTttcatctcaatcatttgtttaacgttgattaaaatattctcataataaaaaaaggtaaacaaattacTGAGACAAAGGGAGTCATCTTACGAGTTGCGATATTGTACAATGTAGCAAATATATTAAAagtcattttacatttttaccttTGAGTGACATTTGAGAACGCATCCAGGATAAAAAAGGTTTCAACAAATGAATGTTAAACTTGCTCAAATATGTAGCTGTCACATAAAACACAACGTCAGTAAGAAACTTCCAATTTGTTTTTAATACACAAAATTTTGTCCTAGGTATGTTTAAATTTTTTTAAGGGACAT from Silene latifolia isolate original U9 population chromosome 2, ASM4854445v1, whole genome shotgun sequence encodes the following:
- the LOC141643770 gene encoding phytyl ester synthase 2, chloroplastic-like isoform X3, translating into MRSISAPFGCKLPWLSHVDRTIRQLIGPGHVSYGLGLQTRPLSMRCDRVRPRLGMKGYFEQDEVLMKSVDNGGPRWFTPLECGGSRLENSPLLLYLPGIDGVGLGLMKHHVELGKIFEVWCLHIPITDRTPFSELVKLVEDRIRSEFEKSANRPIYLIGEGVGGCFALSIAANNPHLDLVLILANPTTYLSKFNIHLLKPFLSWMRSQMSLKGEHMEVFRNIMEIMKVITGVRLNIYEHILEALSDYFVTGSLSSIDTAVWKLEMLIDSSTDTSSRLHQIKAQTLILSSGKNVFPSTKEEGERLSRVLPNCHKRSFNDRDRLLFLDDDFDLVFTIKRTGFYRRRKSYDCLAEYSIVTHQDIHKTMDSVYTRTVEQVIPPAMYSTLKSGEIVSGLGGYPNEGPTLIVGYHMLTGLEAIYLVMTIFKQKNILVRGLGHPNLFKKSRYGGHIDLSWLFDHYRIMGCVPVSGRNMYELLRSNSHVLLYPGGMREAFHRKGEEYKLFWPEETEFVRMAAATGAKIVPFGVVGEDDIYQIIQILQKFLSSSNRLKLKQFQG